The sequence TTATGTAAGAAGAAATATTTTAGGATGTCAAACTTCAACTTGCCTGACTGCTTGCTTGTGATAATGAAGATGATGTATCTCTGAAACTTGAAGTTATATATGACTGAATGAATTCTCATGTGAGGAAGGGCTGTTCCTCCTTGGTGGTTACCTATGATGTTTAGGTCTTGTCAATGATGTCATAGGTCTTTCATTTCCAATAATGAGATGAATCTAGAATTCAAATATTGCTAACAAGCACAGAATGACAAAttgaaaacacacacacaaattgtGTTTTTAGTTCACAGGTCTGAATGGGTAGTGATAGTAACAATGACCATAAGGCTCTATGCAATGGGGTTGACTCATCTAAAGAACCTGTTTTTATGCATGGTGAATTGAATCTGTGGATTTTAGAAGCTAAATCTCTTCCAAATATGGATTTAACTtcggaaagaatgagaaaatgttTCAGTGTGTTTGGACCTTGGCCTGCACTGCCTACAACTCGTCCTGGCAAGCATGCGGGCATCACTAGTGACCCTTACGTATCTGTTTGCCTAGCAGGGGCTACAGTAGCTCAAACTGGAGTAATTGCAAACTGTGAAAACCCTTTGTGGGATGAGCATTTTTGTGTTCCAGTTGCTCACCCTGTCGTAAAATTGGAGTTTCATGTCAAGGATAACGATATTCTTGGGGCTGAACTTATTGGAGTAGTGGAGATATCTGTGGAGAAAATCCTTTCAGGAAGCGTAATTAATGATTGGTTCCCTATCATTGGTCATTATGGGAACTGTCTGAAACCTTATCCTGAATTGCATGTTTCTATTCATTTTAGGCCAATTGAACAGATTTCCCTACATAAGAATGGTGTTGGTGCTGGGCCAGATTATAGAGGAGTTCCTAATTCATACTTTCCTCTCCGCAAAGGAGGGAGTGTGATTCTTTACCAAGATGCTCATGTACCTGATGGTATGCTACCTGAAATTTCACTTGATGGGGGAAAGGTTTATAAGCATGGTAAATGCTGGGAAGAGATATGCCAAGCAATTTTGGAAGCTCATCACCTCATATATGTTATTGGCTGGTCTATATACCATCGTGTAAAGCTTGTGAGGGAATCATCAAAGCAGTTACCTGCCGAAGGAGTACTTTCCCTTGGGGACCTGTTGAAATACAAGTCACAAGAAGGGGTCCGAGTGATTATGATGATTTGGGATGATAAAACTTCACATGACAAATTTCTGTTAAAGACGGTAATGCTTATTCACCCCTAATGAACAATAGTTCATATTAAGTCTCTTATTACATGTTGAAAAGCATTCATTATATTCTTTAATACCCAGTGGTGTGCATGGAAATTAATCTTCCACATCGAGTAAATCATGATGTTTCTTCTTATGCATCAAGCAATATGTGTTGCAGTGATTCTTAAGATAATCACTCATTTCCCTCCCTCCTCCCTCCTCCCTCCtccccccctcccaaaaaaaaaggaaattaaaattaGGAAAGACAAGAAAGATTGTGCTAGAAAGCTAGTAAAGTCGACCTTTAGATGGAGTAATGTTTTGAAGTTCAATAGATGCATTTTATTCTCTCAGAAAAGCCACACGAGAtacaaaaaaagttaatttacaGGATATCTGATGCCCTCATGAGatacaaaaaaaagtttatttacaGGATATCTAATACCCTTCTTCCTTCAAGAAGTTGCTAAACATGCTCATGGATGCATAACCATTTTTATACACAATTCTCCTTGATTAATGATAGGCCTGAATGCAGGAAGGTGTCATGCAGACCCATGATGAAGAAactaaaaagtttttcaaacacTCCAGTGTCCATTGTGTGCTGGCTCCTCGTTATGCGAGCAATAAGCTTAGTATTTTCAAGCAACAGGTATGGAACTTCTGTATATGAAATTTAACTATGTCATAATTTAATTGCTACTTTGACTTATCTCTGGCATAATCAGTGAATGACAATATGTTGATTATCAGTCAtatattccattccattccattaaACAATTTCATTCACTGATTTGAATAGAATCTTCTAGTCCAGGTGGTGGGAACCCTTTTCACACATCATCAGAAGTGCGTAGTTCTTGACACTCAAGCTTCTGGAAACAACCGAAAAATAACTGCTTTTATTGGTGGTTTGGATTTGTGTGATGGCAGATATGATACTCCTGAGCACAGGCTTTTCGGTGATCTTGACACTgtctttaaaaatgattttcataATCCTACATTTCCAGTAAGtggatagtatgtatctttaAAACCCTTTGTATAGCTGATTTAACATCTAATTCATggttatttatatttgaatgaTGCCAGCACTGTAAATATAAATGATCTTGATACTACTCAAAATATATGGGAGTTGTAAGGAGTAAGGAAGGATGATAGCTTAAAAGTGCCTGAGCCACCCTAAGAGTTGACATACTCCTTTAGGGCTCAGCTTGAGGCTTGAATTTATGAGCTTCATCCACTCATCTCcctctattaattttttttagccagaagaaaaaaaagcaaagacTCCAGCATTATCCTAAGTTCAAGTGCCATAGAGATTAATATTTCTCTAGCAACTTTGTTGCCATGTGACAATGAGGCAAAGATTGAAGATAGAAAGGAGAGAAAGAGTGCTAGGACAACAAAGGAAACAAGAGAAAGGATGCCTAATTAGATTCTCGTGTGctaaaattatggttaaataatgaaattcaccatttccgaacaatttaagcttttaggacaatcggtaatttatcaCTATATTAGAGTAGGTGTCCCAAGTTCAAATCTTGTCTCCACTCTACTTTCCATTTCAAAGTTAAAAATCTCACGTGTTGGACCCCCTCTTATTAATGAGGAGTTTAAGCCCACACGTGAGGGgtagtgttagaattatggttaaaggATTAAATTCACCTTTTTCTAGCAGTTTAATCTTTTGgcacaattggtaatttatcattgtgaatattaaaaattttatttatagctTTGAAACAATGACCAGGCTACTCTTAAGACACTTGATTAATAAATAattcatgtatatttttatgaatataCATATTTCTAATTACTTTACAAGtaaaaatttagatgatatGCAGACTCACATCATTTATCTGAGTTTCAATTATATATCCAGTTTTGCAAGAGCTTGTTGTCTCCTAGTCTACTGGTAATTTTGTGAATGCTTAAGAACATGGCTGACAGCAGTGGCGCTAGATGCCAGCCTATGTACTCAAAATAGTAACTGTGCGGTTCAAATTGAGCTAGTGGATCTGTATTGTGGTTATTCTTTGTATCATCTTCTCTTTAGGTGAAAAAATGTAATGTAGTATAGATGTGTAAACAGAATACCTTTTTTCTGCTAATGATTTGCTGCCAACATGCATCTTTTAGtaatcaaatttaatatattgtcatgatttttttttcatgaggaTCAAAATTGTAGATAATAGCTTTAAAAAGTAGTGTCCAGTATGCAATATATAGTTTGTTATCTGAATTCCTGGCAATATTTACAGTCTTGTGTCAATGGCCCAAGGCAACCATGGCATGATTTACATTGTAAAATCGAGGGTCCTGCTGCATATGATATATTGACAAATTTTGAACAAAGATGGAGGAAAACAAAATGGCGCGACTTCAGGCTCAAAAAGGTGACTAAATGGCATGACGATTCTTTAATAAAGATAGACCGGCTCTCATGGATGGTCACTCCCTCTTCTGGTCCTGATGGTGATCATAATGTCCGTGTTAGTGACGAAAAAGATCCTGAGAATTGGCATGTGCAGGTAGGGAGGACAATgcttcaaattatttatttgcaCCAGCCCCTCTAATATGAGATCCTGCATAAGTTGTGAGTACTGTTACTTCTCCTTGATAGGTATTCCGATCCATTGATTCAGGGTCTGTGAAGGGATTTCCAAAGGGTGTTCACGAAGCTGAGGCTCAGGTTAGAACCAGGCTTATTTGATGCTACTTATGGCATATGGAGTTCAAtatctataaattattttcaacCTGGTTAACATTTAATTTGCTTCAAAGtgaaactgaaaagaaaagggaaaaatctTTGTTAGTTAATTGCACTTCTGTCTCTTGTTTTCTTGCAGAAACTTGTCTGTGCAAAGAACTTGAAAGTAGATAAGAGCATACATGCTGCATATGTGAAAGCAATAAGATCAGCACAGCATTTTATATACATAGAGAACCAGTATTTTATTGGGTCATCGTATTATTGGCCTTCATACAAAAATGCAGGTATATTGAGCACTGGGTCTTCAATGTTTTCATCATCTTGATAATTCTAATTACTAACTTCCTTCTTGATGCATTATTTTGACATTCTTAATACCCAAATTTTGATCTAATGAATAACATTTTGAAGTTTATTAATATTGTGGTTTACTATGAAGTCTGATTATGTATTTCAGCCTTATGATCCCATCAAATAAGATTGTGAAACTGATTGGATTgattatacatacatataacTGTCCTCAACACTGTCATGTTTGTTGGTTCTTGGTCCTGTGAGATTTGGACTTGTGCGCAAACAATACTATCAACTATTAGGTCCTTGATTGGCTAATGGCTACATAGGTCCCATTTCTTTCAGAATAATAAATatacaatgaaatttttttactgcaATCTACTCAAAAGTTGAAATGCTTCTGGAATACATT is a genomic window of Quercus lobata isolate SW786 chromosome 2, ValleyOak3.0 Primary Assembly, whole genome shotgun sequence containing:
- the LOC115977513 gene encoding phospholipase D delta-like isoform X1; this translates as MGSDSNNDHKALCNGVDSSKEPVFMHGELNLWILEAKSLPNMDLTSERMRKCFSVFGPWPALPTTRPGKHAGITSDPYVSVCLAGATVAQTGVIANCENPLWDEHFCVPVAHPVVKLEFHVKDNDILGAELIGVVEISVEKILSGSVINDWFPIIGHYGNCLKPYPELHVSIHFRPIEQISLHKNGVGAGPDYRGVPNSYFPLRKGGSVILYQDAHVPDGMLPEISLDGGKVYKHGKCWEEICQAILEAHHLIYVIGWSIYHRVKLVRESSKQLPAEGVLSLGDLLKYKSQEGVRVIMMIWDDKTSHDKFLLKTEGVMQTHDEETKKFFKHSSVHCVLAPRYASNKLSIFKQQNLLVQVVGTLFTHHQKCVVLDTQASGNNRKITAFIGGLDLCDGRYDTPEHRLFGDLDTVFKNDFHNPTFPSCVNGPRQPWHDLHCKIEGPAAYDILTNFEQRWRKTKWRDFRLKKVTKWHDDSLIKIDRLSWMVTPSSGPDGDHNVRVSDEKDPENWHVQVFRSIDSGSVKGFPKGVHEAEAQKLVCAKNLKVDKSIHAAYVKAIRSAQHFIYIENQYFIGSSYYWPSYKNAGADNLIPMELALKIASKISANESFAVYIVIPLWPEGVPTSASVQEILFWQGQTMAMMYKIVAQALEKAGLSDQYHPRDYLNFYCLGKREASSSGSSSQRNQETENHALAAAQKFGRFMIYVHAKGMIVDDEYIIMGSANINQRSLDGSRDTEIAMGAYQPNYTWAGKNSHPHGQVYGYRMSLWAEHLCELEDTFHEPQSIECVRHVNKIATYNWEAFVAEEEKEMKGNLMLYPIQVSRDGNVNSLSGYESFPDVGGKILGAPTNLPDVLTT
- the LOC115977513 gene encoding phospholipase D delta-like isoform X2; protein product: MGSDSNNDHKALCNGVDSSKEPVFMHGELNLWILEAKSLPNMDLTSERMRKCFSVFGPWPALPTTRPGKHAGITSDPYVSVCLAGATVAQTGVIANCENPLWDEHFCVPVAHPVVKLEFHVKDNDILGAELIGVVEISVEKILSGSVINDWFPIIGHYGNCLKPYPELHVSIHFRPIEQISLHKNGVGAGPDYRGVPNSYFPLRKGGSVILYQDAHVPDGMLPEISLDGGKVYKHGKCWEEICQAILEAHHLIYVIGWSIYHRVKLVRESSKQLPAEGVLSLGDLLKYKSQEGVRVIMMIWDDKTSHDKFLLKTEGVMQTHDEETKKFFKHSSVHCVLAPRYASNKLSIFKQQVVGTLFTHHQKCVVLDTQASGNNRKITAFIGGLDLCDGRYDTPEHRLFGDLDTVFKNDFHNPTFPSCVNGPRQPWHDLHCKIEGPAAYDILTNFEQRWRKTKWRDFRLKKVTKWHDDSLIKIDRLSWMVTPSSGPDGDHNVRVSDEKDPENWHVQVFRSIDSGSVKGFPKGVHEAEAQKLVCAKNLKVDKSIHAAYVKAIRSAQHFIYIENQYFIGSSYYWPSYKNAGADNLIPMELALKIASKISANESFAVYIVIPLWPEGVPTSASVQEILFWQGQTMAMMYKIVAQALEKAGLSDQYHPRDYLNFYCLGKREASSSGSSSQRNQETENHALAAAQKFGRFMIYVHAKGMIVDDEYIIMGSANINQRSLDGSRDTEIAMGAYQPNYTWAGKNSHPHGQVYGYRMSLWAEHLCELEDTFHEPQSIECVRHVNKIATYNWEAFVAEEEKEMKGNLMLYPIQVSRDGNVNSLSGYESFPDVGGKILGAPTNLPDVLTT